In the Kribbella sp. NBC_00482 genome, one interval contains:
- a CDS encoding serine hydrolase — protein sequence MSIRTSELTRLLEAEAAQFTLQVPDDTAPAGVVELESLRERKPLGVGIYVKQLTTGEEAAVRADVVFETQSVIKLAVAIRCYQLADDGWLDLDERIRVTRSDIVGGSGVLRYFQEGLEPTVRDLLTAMIVVSDNSATDLLLARVGGVADLNVWLAASGYTQTRMAQNLLDADLLPYVLADARHASLTRAQVYALRNGDPQWAGTTQEWLDSIEREVASLAARPLGEVRALAQERGLPLCFGQMTPREAGRMLESIEHATAVSDKSAAELRGALRQQQLGERRLAQFVEHPVGHKTGDYPPWDANDIGIIYSPSGPIVVAVFANDLGGVYEEQEDRIGRIGRVVVDHVERAS from the coding sequence ATGAGCATTCGGACGAGCGAGCTGACAAGGCTGCTCGAAGCTGAAGCTGCGCAATTCACCTTGCAGGTTCCGGACGACACGGCACCAGCGGGCGTCGTGGAACTCGAGTCACTGCGCGAACGCAAGCCTCTAGGCGTAGGGATCTATGTCAAGCAGTTGACGACCGGCGAGGAGGCCGCGGTTCGGGCCGATGTCGTCTTCGAGACCCAAAGCGTCATCAAGCTGGCGGTCGCGATCAGGTGTTATCAGCTCGCTGATGACGGGTGGCTGGACCTCGACGAGCGGATCCGCGTGACGAGGTCGGACATTGTCGGCGGCTCGGGCGTTCTCCGGTACTTCCAGGAAGGCCTGGAGCCGACGGTGCGGGATCTGCTGACTGCGATGATCGTGGTGAGCGACAACAGCGCGACCGATCTGCTGCTCGCCAGGGTCGGGGGCGTCGCCGATCTCAACGTCTGGTTGGCCGCGTCCGGGTACACGCAGACGCGCATGGCTCAGAACCTCCTGGATGCCGATCTGCTCCCGTACGTGCTCGCGGATGCGCGTCACGCGTCCCTCACACGCGCCCAGGTCTACGCGTTGCGAAACGGCGATCCGCAGTGGGCCGGGACGACGCAGGAGTGGCTTGATTCCATCGAGCGAGAGGTGGCCTCGCTGGCGGCACGACCACTCGGCGAGGTACGCGCGTTGGCACAGGAGCGCGGCCTGCCGCTGTGCTTCGGTCAGATGACGCCGCGGGAGGCCGGCCGCATGTTGGAGTCGATCGAGCACGCGACAGCCGTCTCCGACAAGAGCGCTGCGGAGCTGCGGGGAGCACTTCGACAACAGCAGCTAGGTGAGCGCCGCCTGGCGCAATTCGTCGAGCATCCGGTCGGCCACAAGACCGGCGACTACCCGCCGTGGGACGCCAACGACATCGGCATCATCTACTCGCCGTCGGGACCCATCGTCGTCGCCGTGTTCGCGAACGATCTCGGCGGCGTCTACGAGGAGCAAGAAGATCGGATCGGCCGGATCGGGCGCGTGGTCGTCGACCACGTCGAACGGGCGAGCTGA
- a CDS encoding LuxR C-terminal-related transcriptional regulator, whose amino-acid sequence MAGPLVETKLFSPAPRAGLVARPRLDDRLSRAGRLVLISAPAGFGKTTLLAAWLTRRTSDRAVAWVSLDEGDQEASAFWTYVVTALDRAVPGVGAGALPLLAAGQSSTEAVLVVVLNELSVLPGEVTLVLDDYHLADGPGLRAGMSFFVDRLPPQVRLVISTRADPGLPLARLRARGELIEVRAADLRFTRAEAATYLNDVTGLHLTAEDIASLEERTEGWVAALQLAALSLQGRGDAAGFIAGFAGDDRFVVDYLVEEVLDRQPGPVRRFLLETSVLDRLTGPLCDAVTGEHDGKAMLERLDRANLFLVPLDDQRRWYRYHHLFGDVLRTHLLEERGEVADLHRRAGNWYDEAGEPVPAVRHALAAGDIDRAADIVELAVPELRRNRQEATLRRWIDELPDTVVEHRPVLAMGFVGALMASNEFGDIERRLRDIERLLTGLGFDGGPEPGAGSAEFVVVDQDELARLPGCVEQYRAALALIGGDPAGTLEHARLAVDRAPEHDDLTRASADAVSGIASWTTGDLDAAHRSYTDAANGLHRLGYVADVLGCSITLADLEITQGKLSQAQRTYENALELALRDPGLRGTRDMYVGLSQVALERNDLAAAAEYLRRSDDLGEQSGLPQNPYRWRVAMALLREAEGDVDATLGLLAEAERVYLGDFAPNVRPVPALRARVLASHGDVAAALKWASQYGVTVHDKASYLREYEHVTLARILLAQHNTEGSQQALRDAAGLLERLLPAAEDGGRRGTVIELLVLLALARQADDDDEAPATLAHALALAEPEGYNRVFVSEGAPMARLLTSLDRHGPGRAYLSQLLDTASGPHDVHVGTHRDDLIDPLTERELAVMRLLASDLDGPSIARELVVSLNTVRTHTRNIYAKFGVNNRRAAVRRAHQLNLLSHSPAR is encoded by the coding sequence ATGGCGGGACCTCTCGTCGAGACCAAGCTGTTCTCCCCTGCGCCACGCGCCGGGCTGGTCGCCCGGCCACGGCTCGACGACCGCCTTTCCCGCGCCGGGCGCCTGGTCCTGATCTCAGCACCAGCCGGCTTCGGCAAAACCACCCTCCTCGCCGCCTGGCTGACCCGCCGCACCTCCGACCGTGCGGTTGCGTGGGTTTCTCTTGATGAGGGGGACCAGGAGGCATCCGCGTTCTGGACCTACGTGGTGACCGCGCTCGACCGTGCCGTTCCCGGCGTGGGTGCCGGCGCACTTCCGTTGCTCGCGGCCGGGCAGAGCTCGACCGAGGCGGTGCTCGTCGTGGTCCTCAACGAGCTGAGCGTGCTACCGGGTGAGGTCACGCTGGTCTTGGACGACTACCACCTCGCCGACGGTCCTGGCCTCCGGGCCGGGATGAGCTTCTTCGTCGACCGCCTGCCACCGCAGGTGCGGCTGGTGATCAGCACCCGAGCGGACCCTGGCCTGCCCCTGGCCCGCCTGCGCGCCCGCGGTGAGCTCATCGAGGTCCGCGCCGCCGATCTTCGCTTCACCCGCGCCGAGGCGGCCACCTACCTCAACGACGTGACCGGCCTGCATCTCACGGCCGAGGACATCGCGTCGCTCGAGGAGCGCACTGAAGGGTGGGTCGCGGCTTTGCAACTGGCCGCGTTGTCGCTCCAGGGCCGTGGCGATGCCGCCGGCTTCATCGCGGGCTTCGCCGGTGACGACCGGTTCGTCGTCGACTACCTCGTGGAAGAGGTGCTGGATCGGCAGCCCGGTCCGGTACGACGGTTCCTGCTGGAGACGTCCGTCCTCGACCGTCTCACCGGCCCTCTGTGCGACGCCGTGACCGGTGAGCACGACGGCAAGGCGATGCTGGAGCGGCTCGACCGGGCGAACCTCTTCCTCGTCCCGCTCGACGATCAACGGCGTTGGTACCGCTACCACCACCTCTTCGGAGACGTCCTCCGCACCCATCTGCTCGAGGAGCGCGGCGAGGTCGCGGACCTGCATCGACGAGCCGGCAACTGGTACGACGAAGCCGGCGAACCGGTGCCCGCGGTCCGGCACGCACTGGCCGCCGGCGACATCGACCGCGCCGCCGATATCGTCGAGCTCGCCGTTCCGGAGCTGCGACGAAATCGGCAGGAAGCAACCCTGCGCCGATGGATCGACGAACTTCCTGACACCGTGGTCGAGCACCGGCCGGTGCTCGCCATGGGGTTCGTCGGCGCACTGATGGCCAGCAACGAGTTCGGCGACATCGAGCGTCGGTTACGCGACATCGAGCGGTTGCTGACCGGCCTTGGTTTCGACGGCGGCCCCGAACCCGGGGCCGGCTCGGCAGAGTTCGTGGTTGTCGATCAGGATGAGCTCGCCCGGCTACCGGGCTGCGTCGAGCAGTACCGGGCCGCGCTGGCGCTCATCGGAGGAGACCCGGCCGGCACCTTGGAGCATGCTCGTCTGGCGGTCGACCGTGCTCCCGAGCACGACGACCTGACGCGGGCTTCGGCCGATGCCGTGTCGGGGATCGCCTCCTGGACGACAGGCGACCTCGACGCCGCACATCGCAGCTACACCGACGCCGCGAACGGGCTCCATCGGCTCGGCTACGTCGCCGACGTACTGGGGTGCTCCATCACGCTCGCCGACCTCGAGATCACGCAGGGCAAGCTGTCTCAGGCACAACGCACGTACGAGAACGCGCTCGAGCTCGCCCTCCGCGATCCAGGCCTCCGGGGCACCCGGGACATGTACGTCGGTCTGAGTCAGGTCGCGTTGGAGCGCAACGATCTTGCCGCGGCCGCGGAGTACCTGCGGCGTAGCGACGATCTCGGCGAGCAGTCCGGCCTGCCGCAGAACCCGTACCGCTGGCGCGTCGCGATGGCGCTGCTCAGGGAGGCCGAGGGCGATGTCGACGCCACGCTCGGGTTGCTCGCGGAGGCGGAACGCGTGTACCTGGGCGACTTCGCACCCAACGTGCGACCGGTCCCAGCGCTGCGCGCGCGAGTACTGGCGTCGCACGGGGATGTGGCCGCCGCGCTGAAATGGGCGAGCCAGTACGGCGTGACCGTGCACGACAAGGCGTCGTACCTGCGTGAGTACGAACACGTGACGCTGGCCCGGATCCTGCTCGCCCAGCACAACACCGAGGGTTCGCAGCAGGCGTTGCGCGATGCGGCCGGGCTGCTCGAACGGCTACTCCCGGCGGCCGAGGATGGCGGCCGGAGAGGCACCGTCATCGAACTCCTGGTGCTCCTCGCGCTCGCGCGGCAGGCAGACGATGACGACGAGGCACCGGCGACGCTGGCACACGCCCTGGCCCTGGCCGAGCCCGAAGGCTACAACCGCGTCTTTGTCAGCGAAGGGGCGCCGATGGCCAGGCTGCTCACCAGCCTCGACCGGCACGGCCCCGGCCGGGCATACCTCAGCCAACTCCTGGACACAGCCTCCGGGCCGCATGACGTGCACGTCGGCACGCACCGGGATGACCTCATCGACCCGCTGACCGAACGCGAGCTGGCCGTCATGCGGCTGCTCGCCAGCGACCTCGACGGCCCCTCCATCGCCCGGGAGCTCGTGGTGTCGCTCAACACCGTGCGGACCCACACCAGGAACATCTACGCCAAGTTCGGCGTCAACAACCGCCGAGCCGCCGTACGCCGGGCCCACCAGCTCAACCTGCTGTCGCACAGCCCCGCCCGCTGA
- a CDS encoding mandelate racemase/muconate lactonizing enzyme family protein: MKITDITVDVTSEPKEHAVRDAIQLLDRNGHTRVRIDTDEGVSGVSSTYFGRVESSPAVLGKLISEQLAPAIVGEDPTLIRGIRQRLQTLTDYQGTAGLSSYGISAIDLALWDLLGKSLDVPVWKLLGAQRTAIPTYAMVGWLELDIAGLEQVSARAMEQGFRGVKMKVGGGPLTEDVQRIKAVRNVIGPDAPLMVDANQAFGYAEALRRGRVYEELDCKWFEEPLPAGDTDAHVRLADKLDIPIATGENRYGQAAFRDLIARGGVGVVQPDLRRAGGLTDCLEIGLMAAGFGVPYASHGGGAHIHVLAALPNTIYVESGLLNGTVELVDGCYPLPQGPGLSSW, from the coding sequence ATGAAGATCACTGACATCACCGTCGACGTCACCTCCGAGCCCAAGGAGCACGCGGTCCGGGACGCGATCCAGCTGCTCGACCGCAACGGGCACACCCGGGTCCGGATCGACACCGACGAGGGGGTGAGCGGTGTCAGCTCGACGTACTTCGGTCGCGTCGAGAGCTCACCGGCCGTCCTCGGGAAGCTGATCAGTGAGCAGTTGGCGCCGGCGATCGTGGGGGAGGACCCCACGTTGATTCGCGGGATCCGGCAGCGGCTGCAGACGCTGACCGACTACCAGGGGACGGCGGGACTGTCGTCGTACGGGATCTCGGCGATCGACCTGGCGTTGTGGGACCTGCTCGGGAAGTCGCTGGACGTGCCGGTGTGGAAGCTGCTCGGTGCGCAGCGGACGGCGATCCCGACCTACGCGATGGTCGGCTGGCTCGAACTGGACATCGCCGGCCTGGAGCAGGTGTCCGCGCGGGCGATGGAGCAGGGGTTCCGGGGCGTGAAGATGAAGGTCGGCGGCGGGCCGCTGACCGAGGACGTGCAGCGGATCAAGGCCGTCCGGAACGTGATCGGGCCGGATGCGCCGCTGATGGTCGACGCCAATCAGGCGTTCGGGTACGCCGAGGCGCTGCGACGCGGCCGGGTGTACGAGGAGCTGGACTGCAAGTGGTTCGAGGAGCCGCTACCCGCCGGGGACACCGACGCTCATGTCCGGCTCGCGGACAAGCTCGACATCCCGATCGCGACCGGCGAGAACCGCTACGGGCAGGCCGCGTTCCGGGACCTGATCGCGCGCGGCGGTGTCGGCGTCGTACAACCTGATCTGCGGCGGGCCGGCGGGCTCACCGACTGTCTGGAGATCGGGTTGATGGCGGCCGGGTTCGGCGTGCCGTACGCCTCGCACGGGGGAGGCGCGCACATCCACGTGCTGGCCGCACTGCCGAACACGATCTACGTCGAGAGCGGTCTGCTCAACGGCACCGTCGAACTGGTCGACGGGTGCTACCCGTTGCCGCAGGGACCCGGCCTGTCGTCCTGGTGA
- a CDS encoding MFS transporter, with the protein MNRVGWGFISLYALASMGTSLIFLAPLLVSLALKVNSLVGIEQAPNSLALVAGIGSIVAMVGNPFFGKLSDHTSSRLGMRRPWMVAGLGGGSLGILIVALAPNVLVVLIGWCLAQLSLNALLAALVAVLPDQIPVTQRGSVAGVLGIGLPIASVSATFLVQLFTGNRLAMFLVPCAIGGLFVLLFVSTLNDRKLDPADKPAWSLRELPSTFYVNPRKSPDFAWAFASRFMLLMAYALLTTYQAYYLLDQLGSSEDDVPHQVFLGTLVQSVVLVAASLIGGRISDRTGRRKILVVTASIVYGVALFVIALADDFNGFLVGMAISGLGFGLYMAVDLALVADVLPDRATAAKDLGVFNIASALPFFVAPAIAPAILAIGGGSYAVLYTVAGLSAIVGATAILPFKRVR; encoded by the coding sequence GTGAATCGCGTTGGCTGGGGCTTCATCTCGCTGTACGCGTTGGCTTCCATGGGGACCTCTCTGATCTTCCTCGCCCCACTGCTGGTCTCCCTGGCCTTGAAGGTCAACTCGCTCGTGGGGATCGAGCAGGCACCGAACAGCTTGGCGCTCGTCGCCGGCATCGGCTCCATCGTGGCGATGGTCGGAAACCCGTTCTTCGGCAAGCTGAGCGACCATACGTCGTCGCGACTGGGCATGCGCCGACCCTGGATGGTCGCCGGCCTGGGCGGCGGGTCACTGGGCATCCTCATCGTCGCGCTGGCACCCAACGTCCTGGTCGTCCTGATCGGATGGTGCCTCGCCCAGCTGTCCCTCAACGCCCTGCTCGCCGCACTGGTGGCCGTACTGCCGGACCAGATCCCCGTCACCCAACGCGGTTCGGTCGCTGGTGTTCTGGGCATCGGTCTGCCGATCGCGTCGGTGAGCGCCACCTTCCTGGTCCAACTGTTCACCGGCAATCGACTGGCCATGTTCCTGGTGCCGTGCGCGATCGGCGGGTTGTTCGTCCTGCTGTTCGTGAGCACCCTGAACGATCGCAAGCTCGACCCCGCGGACAAGCCGGCCTGGTCATTGCGGGAACTGCCCAGCACGTTCTACGTCAACCCTCGCAAGAGCCCGGACTTCGCCTGGGCTTTCGCCAGCCGGTTCATGCTTCTGATGGCCTACGCCCTCCTCACCACCTACCAGGCCTACTACCTGCTCGATCAGCTCGGCAGCAGCGAGGACGACGTACCGCATCAGGTCTTCCTCGGCACCCTCGTCCAGTCCGTCGTGCTCGTCGCCGCGTCCCTCATCGGTGGCCGGATCTCCGACCGGACCGGGCGACGGAAGATCCTCGTCGTCACCGCGTCGATCGTGTACGGCGTGGCACTGTTCGTGATCGCCCTCGCCGACGACTTCAACGGCTTTCTCGTCGGCATGGCCATCAGCGGACTCGGCTTCGGCCTCTACATGGCCGTCGACCTCGCGCTCGTGGCCGACGTACTCCCGGACAGGGCCACGGCCGCGAAGGATCTCGGCGTGTTCAACATCGCCAGCGCGCTCCCGTTCTTCGTCGCGCCCGCGATCGCACCGGCCATCCTCGCGATCGGCGGCGGCAGCTACGCCGTGCTCTACACCGTCGCAGGGCTCAGTGCCATCGTCGGAGCCACCGCCATCCTGCCTTTCAAGCGCGTTCGATGA
- a CDS encoding glycoside hydrolase family 3 protein: MALLLVPAFLVGQSAQAEPLPEFRNPDLPLKVRLDDLTSRLTLDEKISLLHQYQPAIPRLGIASFKTGTEALHGVAWLGKATVFPQAVGLGSTWDPSLIKRVGSAVGDEARAFNKLDPAKNGLNLWAPVVNQLRDPRWGRNEEGYAEDPLLTSEIATAYGRGLQGDDPRYLKTAPTLKHFASYNVETDRSRVSASVRPRVLREYEYKAFQPALTARAATGVMASYNLLNGRPTHVSPELGQTVRSWSPDDLMVVGDASGAGNVSGSQQYYPTPAEGVAAAIKAGLDSFTENDTNGGPTVAAVQEALANGLLTEADIDKPVEHLLSVRFRLGEFDPAGRNPYEKIGPDSIDSPAHRELAREAARKQLVLLENRHRALPLDSARTKDVAVIGPLADTVYEDWYSGTMPYRITPRAGIAERLGAGSTVTATEGVDRIALRSIATGKYVTAPAGAGGGALTADAATAGAAQSLDVFDWGGGTLALRSAANGKYVSRSGNGLVNDQDKPNGWFVQQQFGLEKLANGNYALRYRGNEVKEPWNGPNQYIVLQADGKLAIGAATQDTAAQFAREILVSGTAAAVEAAKKADTAVVVVGSTPFINGREDDDRQDTALAAGQQAIVKAVTAANPRTIVVLESSYPLTGDWSQAKGVLWTSHAGQETGRALADVLFGDYSPSGRLPQTWYRTDRELPDPLDFDVIKAGWTYQYHRAAPLYPFGHGLTYGSFRYSGLRVNSPVVAANGRLKVSVDVTNTSRTASEEVVQLYTAQRTSRVAQPVKTLHGFQRLAFAPGQRRTVSFDVKASDLAFWDVTRNKWVVESAVQDVQVGSSSADIRARTTVAVRGEVIPPRDLSRRTAATDFDDYSGIELIDAAKVRGDAVGKTSAGDWISFQDVQLGRGAARLEASVSRASEGTAKVEIRLGSPTGPLAGTLVIPATGDRYTWATTTTRLDPRLTRGVRDVYLVFTGAGTNIRDLTIR; this comes from the coding sequence ATGGCGCTGCTACTCGTCCCCGCGTTCCTGGTGGGGCAGTCCGCGCAGGCCGAGCCCCTTCCGGAGTTCCGGAATCCCGACCTGCCTCTGAAAGTCCGGTTGGACGACCTGACCAGCCGCCTGACGCTGGACGAGAAGATCTCGCTGCTGCACCAGTACCAGCCCGCGATACCGAGACTGGGCATCGCTTCCTTCAAGACCGGTACCGAGGCGCTGCACGGGGTTGCCTGGCTGGGAAAGGCGACTGTCTTCCCCCAGGCCGTCGGGCTCGGCAGCACCTGGGACCCGAGCCTGATCAAGCGGGTCGGTTCAGCCGTCGGAGATGAGGCGAGAGCCTTCAACAAGCTCGATCCGGCGAAGAACGGGCTGAACCTGTGGGCGCCGGTGGTGAACCAGTTGCGTGATCCCAGGTGGGGTCGTAACGAGGAGGGCTACGCCGAGGACCCGTTGCTGACGAGTGAGATCGCGACGGCGTACGGACGCGGCCTGCAGGGCGACGACCCGCGCTACCTCAAGACCGCTCCGACGCTGAAGCACTTCGCCTCTTACAACGTCGAGACGGACCGTAGCCGCGTGTCGGCGAGCGTCCGGCCCAGAGTGCTGCGCGAGTACGAGTACAAGGCGTTTCAGCCTGCCCTGACCGCGAGAGCTGCTACCGGCGTCATGGCGTCGTACAACCTGCTGAACGGCAGGCCGACCCACGTGTCACCCGAGCTCGGACAGACAGTGCGCTCCTGGTCGCCCGACGATCTGATGGTCGTCGGTGATGCCTCCGGCGCGGGCAACGTCAGTGGTTCACAGCAGTACTACCCGACTCCTGCCGAGGGCGTGGCCGCCGCGATCAAGGCAGGCCTGGACAGTTTCACCGAGAACGACACCAATGGCGGTCCGACCGTCGCCGCGGTGCAGGAAGCGCTGGCCAACGGCCTGCTCACCGAGGCGGACATCGACAAGCCGGTCGAGCACCTGCTGTCGGTCCGCTTCCGGCTGGGCGAGTTCGACCCGGCCGGGCGGAACCCGTACGAGAAGATCGGGCCGGACAGCATCGACAGCCCGGCCCACCGCGAACTCGCGCGCGAAGCCGCCCGCAAGCAACTCGTACTGCTCGAGAACCGGCACCGGGCTTTGCCGCTCGATTCGGCCAGGACCAAGGACGTCGCGGTGATCGGTCCGCTGGCCGACACCGTCTACGAGGACTGGTACTCGGGCACCATGCCGTACCGGATCACCCCGCGGGCCGGTATCGCGGAACGACTCGGCGCCGGCAGCACAGTCACCGCGACCGAAGGTGTGGATCGGATCGCACTCCGTTCCATTGCCACCGGCAAGTATGTGACCGCGCCGGCCGGTGCCGGCGGTGGCGCCCTGACCGCCGACGCGGCGACGGCGGGAGCGGCTCAGTCGCTGGATGTCTTCGACTGGGGTGGCGGCACCCTCGCCCTGCGCTCGGCCGCCAACGGCAAGTACGTCTCGCGGAGCGGGAACGGGTTGGTGAACGACCAGGACAAGCCCAACGGCTGGTTCGTGCAGCAGCAGTTCGGCCTGGAGAAACTTGCCAACGGCAACTATGCACTGCGTTACCGCGGCAACGAGGTCAAGGAGCCGTGGAACGGGCCCAACCAGTACATCGTGCTGCAGGCCGATGGGAAGCTGGCAATCGGCGCGGCGACCCAGGACACGGCGGCGCAGTTCGCGCGGGAGATCCTCGTCAGCGGGACGGCCGCGGCGGTGGAGGCCGCGAAGAAGGCGGACACTGCGGTAGTGGTGGTCGGCAGTACTCCGTTCATCAACGGACGCGAGGACGACGATCGTCAGGACACCGCCCTCGCCGCAGGCCAGCAGGCGATCGTGAAGGCCGTCACTGCTGCCAATCCCAGGACCATTGTGGTGCTGGAGAGCAGCTATCCGTTGACGGGCGACTGGTCACAGGCAAAGGGGGTCCTCTGGACGTCGCATGCGGGCCAGGAGACAGGCCGCGCCCTCGCGGACGTGCTGTTCGGGGACTACTCGCCGTCGGGCCGGCTCCCGCAGACGTGGTACCGCACGGACAGGGAACTGCCGGATCCGCTCGACTTCGACGTGATCAAGGCCGGCTGGACCTATCAGTACCACCGGGCGGCACCGCTCTACCCGTTCGGCCACGGCCTGACCTACGGCTCCTTCCGGTACTCCGGATTGCGGGTGAACTCACCCGTCGTCGCGGCGAACGGACGGCTCAAGGTCAGCGTCGACGTGACCAACACCAGCCGGACCGCGAGCGAGGAGGTCGTCCAGCTCTACACCGCTCAGCGCACCTCGCGGGTAGCCCAGCCGGTCAAGACGCTCCATGGATTCCAGCGGCTGGCTTTCGCGCCCGGCCAACGTCGTACCGTCTCCTTCGACGTGAAGGCCAGTGACCTGGCGTTCTGGGACGTGACCCGGAACAAGTGGGTGGTCGAGTCGGCTGTCCAGGACGTGCAGGTAGGCAGCTCTTCGGCCGATATCAGGGCCCGTACGACGGTGGCGGTTCGTGGTGAGGTGATCCCGCCCCGCGATCTGAGCAGGCGTACGGCGGCCACGGATTTCGACGACTACTCGGGTATCGAACTCATCGATGCCGCCAAGGTGCGCGGCGACGCAGTCGGCAAGACGTCAGCAGGCGACTGGATCTCTTTCCAGGATGTTCAGCTGGGCCGTGGCGCCGCCCGACTGGAAGCCTCCGTATCGCGGGCTTCGGAAGGAACCGCGAAGGTGGAGATCCGCCTTGGCAGCCCGACGGGCCCCCTCGCAGGCACGCTCGTCATCCCGGCCACCGGCGACCGCTACACCTGGGCCACGACGACGACCCGACTCGACCCACGGTTGACCCGCGGCGTTCGCGACGTCTATCTGGTCTTCACCGGGGCCGGCACGAACATCCGCGACCTGACCATCAGGTAG
- a CDS encoding DUF4386 domain-containing protein, whose product MTTTARRTTDRAVKDPTRNHARAAGIFYLLTFAASLPAFFFIGSAVNPDLTIAAGHNTDLLGAGLLDFVNALAGIGSAVALFPILKRQNQALALGIVTSRLLEAAIIMTGVVSLLAVVTLNQHGAGTADSNQALVAVREWTFLFGPGFMASINAVLLGTLMYQSRLVPRIIPTVGLIGAPLLIAANVATLFGHNEQDSAITMLATVPVAFWELSVGTWMLVKGFKPSPVTAGIVKVD is encoded by the coding sequence ATGACCACCACAGCTCGACGCACGACCGACCGCGCCGTCAAAGACCCGACCCGCAATCACGCCCGTGCCGCCGGCATCTTCTACCTGCTCACCTTCGCGGCGTCCCTACCGGCCTTCTTCTTCATCGGGTCGGCGGTCAACCCCGACCTCACCATCGCTGCCGGGCACAACACCGACCTCCTGGGGGCCGGCCTCCTGGACTTCGTCAACGCCCTCGCCGGGATCGGCAGCGCTGTGGCCCTGTTCCCGATCCTCAAGCGCCAGAACCAGGCCCTCGCCCTCGGCATCGTCACCTCCCGGCTGCTCGAGGCCGCGATCATCATGACCGGTGTCGTCAGCCTCCTCGCCGTCGTCACGCTCAACCAGCACGGCGCCGGCACGGCCGACAGCAACCAGGCCCTGGTCGCCGTCCGCGAGTGGACGTTCCTGTTCGGTCCGGGCTTCATGGCCTCCATCAATGCCGTCCTGCTCGGCACGCTGATGTACCAGTCGCGTCTGGTTCCGCGGATCATCCCCACCGTCGGCCTCATCGGGGCTCCGCTGCTCATCGCCGCGAACGTCGCGACCCTGTTCGGCCACAACGAGCAGGATTCCGCCATCACGATGCTCGCGACGGTCCCGGTCGCCTTCTGGGAGCTGTCGGTCGGCACCTGGATGCTCGTCAAGGGATTCAAGCCCTCGCCGGTCACCGCAGGCATCGTGAAGGTCGACTGA
- a CDS encoding TetR family transcriptional regulator C-terminal domain-containing protein: MSLLAYHDARFRRLNHEIYEAFYRELGVLIRRVSQGLTDQEIRMRARLITSVLDGVALQIHAGAANRTELVRRAGTLITTIATDTGQLPSPPAGKRP; the protein is encoded by the coding sequence ATGTCGCTGCTCGCGTACCACGACGCACGCTTCCGCCGACTCAACCATGAGATCTACGAGGCCTTCTACCGTGAGCTCGGCGTCCTCATCCGACGGGTCTCCCAAGGACTGACCGATCAGGAGATCAGGATGCGCGCGCGACTGATCACTTCCGTCCTGGACGGAGTCGCCCTGCAGATCCACGCCGGCGCCGCCAACCGCACCGAACTGGTCCGGCGCGCAGGCACCCTGATCACCACCATCGCCACCGACACAGGCCAACTACCGTCACCGCCCGCCGGCAAACGTCCCTAG